In Trichoderma asperellum chromosome 1, complete sequence, a single window of DNA contains:
- a CDS encoding uncharacterized protein (EggNog:ENOG41) — protein sequence MSINWVMLNRGGFVKLSNERILYKLDSRISCELSVPPELRDRCVPFQRKSDRGALFLTNKRVIYIPSKPTQEPKFESFSAPILKFQDSTTSSSMWWGWVWKSDCIPVSGGGIPPEIPRVEVKFTFSDGGMMEFNEAYVGLRERLFQYQEMRRELDASTEVPDEPLPAYSADGGGQQQPPSSSDQLTVPRPNRSDSSSSRRAPNEPPPNYDEAQAQQISNRLEDHIRNEADRGAEEE from the exons ATGTCAATAAA TTGGGTTATGCTCAACCGGGGCGGATTCGTGAAGCTGAGCAATGAACGAATCTTGTACAAGCTCGATTCGCGCATATCATGCGAATTGTCCGTCCCTCCCGAGCTAAGAGACCGCTGCGTCCCGTTCCAGCGCAAGAGTGACAGGGGAGCTCTCTTCCTAACCAACAAGCGG GTCATCTATATCCCCTCAAAGCCAACGCAAGAGCCCAAATTCGAATCCTTCAGCGCCCCCATTCTAAAGTTTCAAGATTCAACGACCTCGTCGTCTATGTGGTGGGGATGGGTCTGGAAATCAGACTGCATCCCCGTATCAGGGGGCGGCATTCCACCTGAGATCCCTCGAGTCGAAGTCAAGTTCACCTTCTCCGACGGCGGGATGATGGAATTCAACGAGGCATATGTCGGCTTGCGAGAGCGTCTGTTCCAATACCAGGAAATGCGCCGGGAGTTAGACGCCAGCACCGAGGTTCCAGACGAACCTCTGCCTGCCTACTCGGCCGACGGtggtggccagcagcagccgccttcATCGTCGGATCAGTTGACTGTCCCGCGACCCAACCGCTCAGACAGCTCTTCCAGTCGCCGTGCCCCCAACGAGCCGCCGCCAAACTACGATGAGGCGCAAGCGCAGCAGATCAGCAACCGATTGGAAGACCACATACGCAACGAGGCCGATCGTGGTGCTGAAGAGGAGTAG
- a CDS encoding uncharacterized protein (EggNog:ENOG41), which produces MAQSSALSGDIIAQLAQYSACDISDALLKLKVPGAGYIADLVAYSPQQGCRATEPQVTIAPVFTVLFAPKERSSDDGLPAKNIPKDSHWVDLIQPGTFAVLKQPPGQTNAICGGILALRMKVREAAGIMAAGRVRDLDELRSTDLPIWAYGTSTVGSGGSSVPWATQVAVEVNGVQISPGDVAFSDSGNGVVIIPRDKVDQVLEMLPSLVAADAKVKEDVLKGMSVYEAFKLHRGA; this is translated from the exons ATGGCTCAGTCGTCAGCATTGTCTGGCGACATCATTGCACAGCTTGCACAATACTCGGCGTGTGATATTTCGGATGCTTTGCTGAAGCTCAAAGTCCCCGGCGCCGGCTACATTGCTGACCTCGTTGCATATAGCCCGCAACAAGGGTGCCGAGCTACTGAACCACAAGTTACCATCGCCCCTGTGTTCACAGTCTTATTTGCCCCAAAGGAACGGTCGTCCGACGATGGCTTGCCCGCGAAAAATATCCCCAAGGATTCCCATTGGGTTGATTTGATCCAGCCAGGGACTTTTGCCGTGCTAAAGCAGCCCCCAGGTCAAACAAACGCCATCTGTGGTGGAATTTTGGCCCTCAGAATGAAAGTACGCGAGGCAGCAGGTATCATGGCTGCCGGAAGAGTGAGAGACTTGGACGAGTTGAGAAGCACCGATTTGCCT ATTTGGGCCTATGGTACCTCTACCGTGGGGTCTGGTGGTAGCAGCGTGCCATGGGCTACCCAGGTTGCTGTCGAGGTCAACGGAGTTCAAATCAGCCCAGGCGACGTTGCGTTTAGCGACTCGGGCAACGGCGTTGTGATTATCCCACGAGATAAAGTCGACCAGGTCTTAGAAATGTTGCCTAGCCTTGTTGCAGCGGATGCCAAAGTAAAGGAAGATGTTCTCAAAGGCATGTCAGTCTATGAAGCTTTCAAACTACACCGGGGAGCATGA
- a CDS encoding uncharacterized protein (EggNog:ENOG41) — translation MASSNGIYNPSSSNFGNPQHQHQRAKPSVLKFIHRRDQSSTDAALQPPKASPLEAQFSNVMPVGNFARNNPGALGELQHNQQEPAPRPSPRKSRDERRPDPEPESRSDSPTKKSLFLSMNKSRESSPTKSPKKAKSGTSLTGLLSRPKTVKNLHKLVTDGDEIRSGKDKENRTPVEPPHSATLPVYAQFANNESMNSLPPPSPTRSTRESSERRSMAKERPRTFMYPTRSQQDIKKSSIKSDSPNGTKSDSFKGKSIRERGKVFGTFASFGHGRSKSETSTPRAGSPSAAGPVLDLKDINKQLEALLDRRNIPENQRYKMRNLSDTIKMEFIRQDWAEMRAAKLERKQNRPRTSMSSSVNGAAVASTSTSAVVSDAEEEKPKRTRGRSFTFSRAKKEKEQEKEKGRSTSKNRSVSKNRSSSKKSSKGESTLGRHFRNKSADSVASDNRPTSSANSSASSGLLSKIKLQQGPADYVAYFRKVRQPQQVEVGKLHKLRLLLRNETVAWIEEFIQQGGMKEIVGLLNRIMEVEWREEHEDALLHENLLCLKALSTTAKAMEYLHSVQADLFPKLLHMLFDPEKKGPSEFTTRNIITSVLYTYIESASTAERVIRARSILRHLRDPEPDESNRPLPFVLEMRQERPYRVWCKEVVSVTKEVFWIFLHHLNMVALTPETDNSGDVAMGRLTNNEDQQYAYMRRHFPQEKAPVPAAPYVGGVEWDATNYLASHLDLMNAILACTLTTEERNKLRADLRISGWERCMGGSLRLCKEKFYGSVHTGLRTWVAAAAEDKWDVKDVRYGPPADARSPIKSGVQRKKVEDAPKIDMPKLDFGSNKVQQTKTQPRTQTQIHSQKKPPPKDGWLS, via the exons ATGGCCTCCAGCAATGGCATCTATaatcccagcagcagcaatttcGGCAATcctcagcaccagcatcaacgAGCGAAGCCGTCCGTCCTAAAGTTCATCCACCGCCGAGATCAATCCTCCACCGACGCCGCGCTGCAGCCACCCAAGGCCTCGCCACTGGAAGCGCAGTTCTCCAACGTCATGCCCGTCGGCAACTTCGCCCGAAACAATCCCGGGGCCCTCGGCGAGCTTCAGCATAATCAGCAGGAGCCGGCTCCTCGACCCTCACCGCGTAAATCTCGAGACGAACGCCGACCGGACCCCGAGCCAGAGAGCCGCTCAGACTCACCTACTAAGAAGAGCTTGTTCCTGAGCATGAATAAATCGCGCGAATCCTCTCCAACTAAGAGTCCGAAGAAGGCGAAATCTGGAACCAGCCTCACGGGGCTTCTCAGCCGACCCAAGACGGTTAAGAACCTGCATAAGCTGGTGACAGATGGTGATGAAATACGGTCAGGgaaggacaaagagaatAGAACGCCGGTTGAGCCGCCGCATAGTGCTACGTTGCCCGTTTACGCTCAGTTCGCCAACAATGAATCCATGAACTCCTTGCCGCCCCCTAGCCCAACTAGGAGTACTAGGGAGTCCTCAGAGAGACGCTCGATGGCTAAGGAACGACCGCGCACTTTCATGTATCCTACCAGATCGCAGCAAGACATTAAGAAGTCATCTATAAAGTCGGATTCGCCCAACGGGACCAAGTCAGACTCGTTCAAGGGTAAGTCTATCCGAGAGCGAGGCAAAGTCTTTGGCACCTTTGCTAGCTTCGGCCATGGCCGATCCAAGTCGGAGACGTCGACTCCTCGAGCCGGCTCCCCTTCAGCAGCTGGTCCTGTACTGGACTTAAAGGACATCAACAAGCAGCTCGAGGCGCTCTTAGACCGCCGAAATATTCCAGAAAACCAGCGCTACAAGATGCGAAACTTGAGCGATACGATTAAGATGGAGTTCATTCGACAAGACTGGGCCGAAATGCGAGCCGCCAAGCTAGAGCGCAAACAGAACCGCCCTCGAACCAGCATGAGCAGTAGCGTTAACGGCGCTGCCGTCGCCTCTACTTCCACATCAGCCGTCGTCTCCGATGCCGAGGAGGAAAAGCCGAAGCGAACCCGCGGTCGGAGCTTCACTTTCTCTCGcgcgaagaaggagaaggagcaagagaaagagaaaggccgTTCAACTTCAAAAAACCGTTCGGTATCGAAAAACCGTTCGTCGTCTAAAAAGTCCAGTAAAGGAGAAAGCACGCTGGGCCGCCATTTCAGAAACAAATCGGCCGACAGCGTAGCCAGCGACAACAGGCCAACCTCGAGCGCCAACTCATCTGCTAGTAGCGGCCTGTTGTCCAAGATCAAACTCCAGCAAGGCCCGGCTGATTATGTTGCGTACTTTAGAAAAGTgcgccagccgcagcaggTGGAAGTTGGCAAACTCCACAAACTAAGGCTCCTGCTGCGGAATGAGACCGTCGCCTGGATTGAAGAGTTTATCCAGCAAGGAGGAATGAAAGAAATCGTCGGGCTGCTAAATCGCATTATGGAGGTAGAATGGAG AGAGGAGCACGAGGACGCTCTGCTTCACGAGAACTTATTATGCCTCAAGGCCCTCTCTACAACAGCCAAAGCAATGGAGTATCTCCACTCTGTCCAGGCCGACCTCTTTCCGAAACTATTACACATGCTTTTCGACCCTGAGAAGAAGGGCCCTAGCGAATTCACTACGCGCAATATCATCACATCTGTCTTGTATACGTATATCGAGTCTGCCTCCACTGCCGAGCGTGTTATCAGGGCTAGAAGCATCCTAAGACACCTGCGAGATCCAGAACCGGATGAATCTAACCGACCACTTCCATTCGTTTTGGAAATGAGGCAAGAACGGCCTTACCGAGTTTGGTGCAAGGAGGTCGTCAGCGTGACCAAAGAAGTCTTCTGGATCTTCCTTCATCACCTCAACATGGTCGCGCTAACGCCGGAGACAGACAACTCAGGTGATGTAGCCATGGGCCGGCTTACCAACAACGAAGACCAGCAGTATGCATACATGCGCCGCCACTTCCCACAAGAAAAGGCCCCAGTACCCGCTGCCCCTTATGTGGGCGGCGTGGAGTGGGACGCGACCAATTATCTCGCGTCTCACTTGGACCTGATGAATGCCATCCTGGCATGCACCCTCACCACGGAAGAGAGGAACAAGCTGAGAGCCGACCTTCGCATCTCTGGATGGGAGCGGTGCATGGGGGGCAGCTTGCGACTATGCAAGGAGAAATTTTACGGCAGTGTCCACACAGGACTCAGGACGTGGGTGGCTGCGGCAGCGGAGGATAAATGGGACGTCAAGGACGTCAGATACGGGCCGCCTGCTGATGCCCGATCCCCAATAAAATCCGGCGTCCAGCGAAAGAAGGTTGAGGACGCGCCAAAGATCGACATGCCGAAGCTTGACTTTGGATCCAACAAGGTGCAGCAGACAAAGACACAGCCACGGACACAGACACAGATACATTCACAGAAAAAACCTCCTCCAAAAGACGGGTGGTTAtcatga
- a CDS encoding uncharacterized protein (TransMembrane:4 (n16-28c33/34o49-74i109-126o132-151i163-187o)), giving the protein MNRRGAPGGLASFRPAVLGLGRVFGLCFTAVSAAPLSSQERHEEHTDTPIWVLAVASMTLVLLGGAFAGLTIALMGQDSIYLQVVSGDPTEPQHKNAARVLRLLNRGKHWVLVTLLLANVIVNESLPVVLDRFLGGGVAAVVGSTILIVIFGEIVPQSVCVRFGLPIGGTMSTPVLILMYLLGPIAWPTAKLLDWILGEDHGTVYKKSGLKTLVTLHKSLGEVSERLNQDEVTIITAVLDLKDKPVSEVMTPMDDVFTLAEDHILDEDTMDTILSSGYSRIPIYRAGNPTDFVGMLLVKTLITYDPEDRIPVRDVQLGAVVETRPETSCLDIINFFQEGKSHMVLVSEFPGSNHGALGVVTLEDVIEELIGEEIVDESDVYVDVHKAIRRLTPAPRVHRRHSDNPGAGVAVRKTPDIVANNHKNVEGPDGRIGKNPVPVKASLDEMRQQLRLGPANRAANPLSSTRGSVFKIKQGLGTTVVTTTTTETAKPANGEAEGADEHTETTPLLGKDQNGTR; this is encoded by the exons ATGAACAGGAGAGGCGCCCCGGGAGGCCTCGCCAGCTTCCGCCCTGCCGTGCTGGGCTTGGGGCGAGTATTCGGCCTCTGCTTTACGGCGGTTTCGGCGGCGCCTTTGTCGTCGCAAGAGCGCCATGAGGAGCACACGGATACTCCCATATGGGTGCTGGCCGTCGCGTCGATGACGCTTGTTTTGCTGGGCGGCGCATTTGCCGGCTTGACGATCGC ATTGATGGGCCAAGACTCCATCTACCTCCAGGTCGTATCTGGCGACCCTACCGAGCCGCAACACAAGAACGCGGCACGAGTTCTTCGACTGCTCAACCGGGGAAAGCATTGGGTTCTAGTCACCCTACTACTTGCCAACGTCATTGTCAACGAATCGCTCCCCGTGGTACTGGACCGCTTCTTGGGCGGCGGTGTTGCCGCTGTCGTAGGCAGCACAATCCTTATCG TCATTTTTGGCGAAATCGTGCCTCAGTCAGTGTGTGTGCGATTTGGCCTGCCGATTGGCGGAACAATGTCGACGCCTGTCTTGATTCTCATGTACCTCTTGGGTCCGATCGCTTGGCCGACCGCGAAGCTTCTCGATTGGATTCTCGGAGAGGATCACGGCACAGTATACAAAAAGAGTGGCCTCAAGACGCTTGTGACCTTGCACAAGTCTCTTGGCGAAGTGTCGGAGCGATTGAACCAAGATGAGGTCACCATCATCACTGCCGTTCTGGATCTCAAGGACAAGCCCGTGTCGGAAGTTATGACTCCCATGGACGACGTTTTTACGCTTGCGGAAGACCATATCTTGGATGAGGATACCATGGATACAATTCTGTCTTCCGGATATTCGAGAATTCCCATCTACCGTGCAGGCAACCCGACCGATTTCGTGGGAATGCTTCTTGTCAAGACCCTCATTACGTATGATCCCGAAGATCGTATCCCGGTTAGGGACGTCCAATTGGGGGCTGTTGTAGAAACACGGCCTGAGACGAGCTGCCTGGATATTatcaacttcttccaagaGGGAAAATCCCACATGGTGCTGGTCTCTGAATTCCCTGGGTCTAACCACGGTGCTCTTGGTGTGGTTACCTTGGAGGATGTTATTGAGGAGCTTATCGGAGA GGAAATTGTCGACGAATCAGATGTCTACGTCGACGTACACAAGGCTATCCGACGTCTGACTCCTGCTCCCCGGGTGCACCGTAGGCACAGTGACAATCCAGGCGCGGGAGTAGCGGTAAGGAAGACGCCAGACATTGTGGCTAATAACCACAAAAATGTGGAAG GTCCTGACGGCCGCATCGGAAAGAACCCGGTGCCTGTTAAAGCTTCGCTCGATGAGATGCGACAGCAACTCCGGCTCGGTCCTGCGAACCGCGCGGCGAATCCACTGAGCAGCACAAGAGGAAGTGTATTCAAGATTAAGCAAGGCCTAGGTACGACGGTAGTGACTACAACCACAACCGAGACTGCGAAGCCGGCCAACGGCGAAGCAGAGGGCGCAGATGAGCACACCGAAACGACGCCGCTATTAGGAAAAGACCAGAATGGAACCAGATAG